A single window of uncultured Methanospirillum sp. DNA harbors:
- a CDS encoding argininosuccinate synthase, which translates to MGKGTVVLAYSGGLDTSICIPLLKEQYGYDRVVTVAANVGQRDEEIAVAEEKGKKLADRHYTVDLKQEFVDRCLFPSIRANGLYEGYPMGTSLARPIIAEAVVEIANKEGATAVAHGCTGKGNDQLRFDVVFRSAGLDVVAPIRENNMTREWEIEYAEQHGVPVPVNKEKPWSVDENLWSRSVEGGHLEEPDFHPPEEIYAWTVSPMSAPQTPLEITLTFEKGLPVALNGNKMSGYDLIREMNQIAGSHGIGRNDMMENRVLGIKAREIYEHPAATVLLTAHADLERLVLTREEYAFKQSVDAKWAQLAYYGLIYEPLWDALNAFIDTTQQRVNGTVDLRLYKGAVTVLGRSSPDSFYSVDVASFDSKLIDQTDAIGFSHYYGLQARLVRAKMKKN; encoded by the coding sequence ATGGGCAAAGGCACTGTAGTTCTTGCATATTCTGGCGGGCTCGATACCTCGATCTGTATTCCTCTGCTAAAGGAGCAGTATGGATATGATCGCGTTGTCACCGTGGCAGCAAACGTAGGTCAGCGTGACGAAGAGATAGCGGTCGCGGAAGAGAAGGGAAAGAAACTTGCAGACCGGCATTACACTGTTGATCTCAAGCAGGAATTTGTAGACCGGTGCCTGTTCCCCTCGATCCGTGCAAACGGTCTCTATGAAGGATACCCAATGGGAACCTCCCTTGCAAGACCGATTATCGCTGAAGCGGTTGTTGAGATTGCAAATAAAGAAGGGGCAACTGCTGTCGCACACGGCTGCACTGGGAAAGGGAACGACCAACTCAGGTTCGATGTTGTCTTCAGGTCAGCAGGTCTTGATGTTGTTGCTCCGATTCGTGAGAACAACATGACCCGTGAGTGGGAGATAGAGTATGCAGAACAGCATGGCGTTCCGGTCCCGGTCAACAAGGAAAAACCCTGGTCTGTTGATGAGAACCTCTGGTCGCGAAGTGTTGAGGGAGGTCATCTCGAAGAGCCTGATTTTCATCCACCTGAAGAGATCTATGCCTGGACAGTTTCACCAATGAGTGCTCCACAAACCCCTCTTGAGATCACACTGACCTTTGAGAAAGGACTACCCGTTGCTCTGAACGGAAACAAGATGTCAGGGTATGATCTGATCCGTGAGATGAACCAGATTGCAGGAAGTCACGGAATCGGCAGAAATGATATGATGGAGAACCGGGTTCTGGGGATCAAAGCCCGTGAGATCTATGAGCATCCTGCAGCAACGGTCCTGCTTACGGCACATGCCGATCTTGAGCGGCTCGTCCTCACACGGGAAGAGTACGCCTTTAAACAGTCCGTGGATGCGAAATGGGCCCAACTTGCATATTACGGTCTGATCTATGAACCTCTCTGGGATGCCCTGAATGCCTTCATTGACACGACCCAGCAGCGGGTGAACGGGACTGTGGATCTCCGGCTCTATAAAGGAGCTGTCACTGTACTTGGCCGGTCATCACCGGACTCATTCTACTCGGTTGATGTGGCATCATTTGATTCGAAGCTTATTGATCAGACTGATGCCATCGGGTTCTCACATTACTACGGACTCCAGGCACGACTGGTCAGAGCGAAGATGAAGAAAAACTAA
- a CDS encoding chemotaxis protein CheD has product MTTPPILTRDQKDLIIIGIGEWSVGSSVMTSIGLGSCVGLILHDEEKKIGGLAHVMLPKSSGKPGEREGKYADTAVTILLKDLAVKGVKSSSLKAKLAGGASMFQNFSGNLNIGERNVDALRDLLKANSIPIIREDIGGTVGRTITYFPKEGGRLVIRQADGAIREI; this is encoded by the coding sequence ATGACGACACCGCCGATATTAACACGGGATCAGAAAGATCTGATCATCATTGGCATTGGTGAGTGGTCGGTAGGAAGTTCGGTGATGACTTCTATCGGCCTTGGGTCATGTGTAGGTCTGATCCTTCACGATGAAGAGAAGAAGATCGGCGGACTTGCTCATGTCATGCTCCCGAAATCGAGTGGCAAACCCGGAGAGCGTGAGGGTAAGTATGCTGATACCGCGGTTACGATTCTTCTCAAGGATCTTGCAGTTAAGGGCGTTAAGAGTTCTTCATTGAAGGCGAAACTGGCAGGTGGCGCCTCTATGTTTCAGAATTTTTCAGGAAATCTCAACATCGGCGAGCGGAATGTTGATGCCTTACGTGACCTTCTCAAGGCAAACTCGATACCGATCATCAGGGAAGACATCGGTGGAACAGTAGGCCGCACAATAACCTATTTTCCAAAAGAAGGGGGACGCCTTGTTATCCGTCAGGCTGATGGCGCCATCCGTGAGATATAA
- the carA gene encoding glutamine-hydrolyzing carbamoyl-phosphate synthase small subunit: MKAALGLEDGRYFIGEGFGVEGETTGELVFSTQMTGYMEAMTDPSYHGQILLFTYPLIGNYGVDRENFQNSRVWASGCVVHELCRQPAGRTTLSQFFEEEGLLGITGVDTRHLTISIREEGTVRAGVIVGSDDGEEAVKLARSAPDITTQSLIPEVSCKEPWHKKGSGPKVALIDLGVKKNILQSLSSRNADLYIFPHDAKPDEILACKPDALFISNGPGDPVQATGAIHAVKNLAGELPVFGICMGNQICGLALGGETQKMKFGHRGANQPVRYKDGRIAISSQNHGFVVMGESLPEGCQVTFTNCNDGTLEGFEDEYLELFCVQFHPEAHAGPHDTEKMYFDMMMRRLI; encoded by the coding sequence ATGAAGGCTGCGCTCGGATTAGAGGATGGACGATATTTTATCGGCGAGGGATTCGGGGTTGAGGGAGAGACAACCGGCGAGCTGGTCTTCAGCACGCAGATGACAGGGTATATGGAAGCGATGACCGACCCCAGTTATCACGGCCAGATTCTTCTTTTCACCTACCCCCTTATTGGAAATTATGGAGTTGACAGGGAAAATTTTCAGAACTCCCGCGTATGGGCATCTGGGTGTGTTGTTCACGAGCTCTGCAGGCAGCCGGCAGGCAGGACTACACTCTCCCAGTTTTTTGAGGAAGAAGGTCTCCTCGGGATCACTGGTGTTGATACACGTCATCTGACCATAAGCATCAGGGAAGAAGGGACGGTCCGTGCAGGAGTCATCGTGGGAAGTGACGATGGTGAAGAGGCGGTGAAACTCGCCAGATCCGCACCAGATATCACGACACAGTCGTTGATCCCTGAGGTCTCATGCAAAGAGCCATGGCACAAGAAAGGCAGTGGACCAAAGGTGGCATTGATAGATCTCGGTGTGAAGAAGAATATTCTGCAGAGTTTAAGCAGCCGGAATGCAGACCTTTACATCTTCCCGCATGATGCAAAACCGGATGAGATTCTTGCATGCAAACCTGATGCACTTTTTATCAGTAACGGCCCTGGTGATCCGGTCCAGGCAACCGGAGCGATCCATGCAGTGAAAAACCTGGCTGGTGAACTGCCAGTGTTCGGGATATGTATGGGCAATCAGATCTGCGGACTTGCGCTTGGCGGAGAGACACAGAAGATGAAGTTCGGTCACCGTGGAGCTAATCAGCCGGTCAGGTACAAAGATGGCCGGATCGCGATCTCTTCACAAAACCACGGATTCGTTGTGATGGGAGAGTCCCTTCCTGAAGGGTGCCAGGTCACGTTTACCAACTGCAATGACGGAACACTCGAAGGATTTGAGGATGAGTATCTTGAACTCTTCTGCGTTCAGTTCCATCCTGAAGCTCATGCCGGGCCGCATGATACAGAGAAGATGTACTTTGATATGATGATGCGGAGGCTCATCTGA
- a CDS encoding DUF58 domain-containing protein, with protein MICSVTTRISLTIQEGITAIYSEMTPVGVQIEDGLNQTDPLFSGAHELTLKYSISPLTHGNITFPGGNVTVQDPFFETTIQLSTSSYNGPVLLVQPAPFFEKKKPDRQSQGVETNKFLVQRGSTIKTYRKYLQDDDSRLIDWKISAKRDELYVREFTSLESNPPLLIIDLPDVDQNYNEEHFSKIVRAISTKIENEVREGTILSLLIISGPNIITFLSHEYYPNSWMTIIREQFHPRIRLHHLYRTKQRIELRKMVKDFRNMNEKGGNNSILRHYSLISTVFQNHLLDTGKNRFSSQISRIFITVRPGIISLYSLCDGDVSHIKEIAHQARFDKIRFILQTTQRSDDFCGQYSALRTETIEEIL; from the coding sequence ATGATATGCTCGGTGACGACCCGGATATCATTAACAATACAAGAGGGAATAACAGCCATATACTCAGAGATGACTCCGGTTGGTGTACAAATCGAAGATGGATTGAATCAAACAGATCCACTTTTTTCCGGGGCTCATGAATTGACACTCAAATATAGTATTTCACCTCTCACCCATGGGAACATCACATTTCCGGGAGGAAATGTGACCGTGCAGGATCCATTCTTTGAAACAACAATTCAATTATCCACATCATCATATAACGGCCCGGTTCTTCTTGTGCAACCAGCTCCTTTCTTCGAAAAAAAGAAGCCAGACCGCCAGTCACAGGGAGTTGAGACGAACAAATTTCTGGTCCAGCGTGGGAGCACCATAAAGACATACCGGAAATATCTCCAGGATGATGACTCAAGGCTCATCGATTGGAAGATATCTGCAAAACGAGATGAGTTATATGTAAGAGAATTTACCAGCCTGGAATCAAATCCTCCATTACTGATTATTGATCTTCCTGACGTGGATCAGAATTATAATGAAGAACATTTTTCAAAAATTGTCAGGGCAATATCTACAAAAATAGAAAATGAGGTTCGAGAAGGAACTATCCTATCTCTCCTTATCATTTCAGGACCCAACATCATCACCTTCCTTTCACATGAGTATTATCCAAACAGTTGGATGACTATCATACGAGAACAATTCCACCCTCGTATCAGGTTGCATCATCTCTATCGTACAAAACAAAGGATAGAACTGAGAAAAATGGTTAAAGATTTTCGGAACATGAATGAGAAGGGGGGAAATAATTCGATATTGAGACACTATTCTCTGATTAGTACCGTATTCCAGAACCATCTCCTTGATACCGGAAAAAACCGGTTCTCATCTCAGATCTCCAGGATTTTTATAACAGTCAGACCAGGTATTATCTCTTTGTACTCACTTTGTGATGGTGATGTGAGCCACATTAAGGAAATAGCACATCAGGCAAGGTTTGATAAAATTCGATTCATCCTTCAGACAACGCAAAGGTCAGATGATTTTTGTGGTCAATACAGTGCACTGCGTACAGAAACAATTGAGGAGATTTTATGA
- a CDS encoding tetratricopeptide repeat protein: MDTANRRELKNLLRRGEDALLRRDYERASTYFRRAYTTDPGNITAITNLGYVYAKMGRFSHAQKCFITALDIDPDNPIARKNLSLLMSPEEERRTASPQVRGRPGEEIFLRYLEWGNLQMKQGNYYAAIQYFKQASRIHPDFIEPHLKIGISYEELKEWAAAAGAFTDALDIFPKDPVAQEHLDRCRGMTSDDLHQGHENDAPVVSSVTIPPLGFEVKPEQDHQSAPPVPEKEAIVNMPGSTSSKEDSTTPEKPKSEDEMIRSILDQYSDLMSSGKSSEKGQKTDTGDMIPEKEEPKNQEPPAPPVVSSQPPASSDDIVSSILMQYQDDITDEGQAASPAPEPASTEQDQVPHTGSAPLSGEKNEMSPAQSSGIRVDLNDDQKDALRELGNIGASHAATTLSTMLNTPIMLNVPEISITDFEHINAEISQENSAMGIFTMEGQMAKAGYVILHVPRESVVLMTSIMLGMPADPARELNEMDESAITEIGNIMVSAFLDGTAELLGIIMLPSPPRTIFDLPKNVFDLIIKESNILYDNVVFFRTELLCDEHELNLNIFMLPNPPVLQEIVRMLEKIIEDSAQGQ, translated from the coding sequence ATGGACACCGCTAATAGGCGTGAACTGAAAAACCTTCTCAGGCGGGGGGAGGATGCTCTTCTTCGACGTGACTACGAGCGGGCGTCAACGTATTTCAGGCGGGCATATACTACAGACCCGGGAAATATTACGGCCATAACAAACCTGGGATATGTGTACGCAAAAATGGGCCGGTTCTCCCATGCCCAGAAATGCTTCATCACAGCACTGGATATTGATCCAGATAACCCGATCGCAAGGAAGAACCTGAGCCTCCTGATGAGTCCGGAGGAAGAGAGGCGGACTGCGTCCCCACAAGTACGGGGAAGGCCGGGAGAGGAGATCTTTCTCAGGTACCTTGAGTGGGGAAACCTGCAGATGAAGCAGGGCAACTATTATGCTGCAATCCAGTATTTTAAACAGGCAAGCAGAATTCATCCTGATTTCATCGAACCGCACCTGAAGATAGGTATCAGTTACGAAGAGCTTAAAGAGTGGGCAGCTGCTGCAGGTGCCTTTACCGATGCTCTTGATATCTTCCCAAAAGACCCTGTTGCGCAGGAACACCTTGACCGGTGCAGAGGAATGACTTCAGATGATCTGCATCAGGGGCATGAGAACGATGCCCCGGTGGTATCATCTGTTACGATACCACCTCTTGGCTTCGAAGTGAAACCAGAGCAGGATCATCAGTCAGCACCTCCGGTCCCGGAGAAAGAAGCAATAGTGAACATGCCCGGATCCACCTCATCAAAGGAGGATAGTACAACACCGGAAAAACCAAAGTCTGAAGATGAGATGATCCGGTCTATTCTTGATCAGTACAGTGATCTGATGAGCTCGGGGAAATCTTCAGAAAAAGGACAGAAGACCGACACTGGGGATATGATTCCTGAAAAGGAAGAACCCAAAAATCAGGAACCACCGGCCCCGCCGGTTGTTTCAAGCCAGCCACCCGCTAGTAGTGACGATATTGTCAGCAGCATCCTGATGCAGTATCAGGATGATATTACAGACGAAGGTCAGGCTGCATCGCCCGCTCCTGAACCGGCATCAACAGAGCAGGATCAGGTACCGCATACCGGCAGTGCACCATTAAGTGGAGAGAAGAACGAAATGAGTCCGGCACAATCCAGTGGGATAAGGGTCGATCTTAACGATGACCAGAAAGACGCTCTGCGGGAACTTGGAAATATCGGAGCGTCTCACGCAGCAACTACGCTCTCCACCATGCTGAACACGCCGATCATGCTGAATGTTCCTGAGATCAGCATCACGGATTTCGAACATATCAATGCAGAGATCTCTCAGGAAAATTCTGCCATGGGTATATTTACCATGGAAGGGCAGATGGCGAAGGCCGGATATGTTATCCTGCACGTTCCCAGAGAGTCCGTCGTGCTCATGACCAGTATCATGCTGGGTATGCCTGCAGATCCAGCACGGGAACTGAACGAGATGGATGAGAGTGCCATCACAGAGATCGGTAATATCATGGTCTCTGCATTTCTGGACGGGACTGCAGAACTACTCGGGATCATCATGCTCCCCTCTCCACCCCGGACAATCTTTGACCTGCCAAAAAATGTCTTTGACCTGATCATCAAGGAGAGCAACATCCTATACGATAATGTCGTCTTCTTCAGAACCGAACTGCTCTGTGATGAGCATGAACTCAATCTGAACATCTTCATGCTTCCAAATCCCCCGGTTCTTCAGGAGATCGTGCGAATGCTTGAGAAGATTATTGAAGATTCAGCTCAGGGCCAATAA
- a CDS encoding arginine decarboxylase, pyruvoyl-dependent gives MSVPRRVFFTRGVGIHKDRLASFEAALRSAGIEMFNLVYVSSIFPPKCTEVTRLEGLRSLNPGEIVYAVMARADTNEPNRLVSAAVGLALPKEQDHYGYLSEHHTYGETETQSGEYAEDLAATMLATTLGIEFDPDTAWQEREQIYKASGKIIETSHICQSAKGDVSGKWTTVIAAAVFVME, from the coding sequence ATGAGCGTTCCAAGAAGAGTCTTTTTTACCCGGGGTGTCGGCATTCACAAAGATCGGCTGGCCTCCTTCGAAGCTGCACTCCGATCTGCGGGTATTGAGATGTTCAACCTCGTCTATGTATCATCAATATTTCCGCCCAAGTGCACTGAAGTTACCAGGCTTGAAGGACTTCGGAGTCTGAACCCGGGTGAGATCGTTTATGCAGTTATGGCACGGGCTGATACCAATGAACCAAACCGCCTGGTCAGTGCTGCAGTCGGACTTGCTCTGCCTAAAGAGCAGGATCATTACGGATACCTCTCTGAACATCACACCTATGGTGAGACTGAAACCCAGTCAGGGGAGTATGCAGAGGATCTGGCAGCAACGATGCTGGCCACCACACTTGGGATAGAATTTGATCCAGATACAGCCTGGCAGGAGCGGGAACAGATCTATAAAGCCAGTGGCAAGATCATCGAGACCTCGCACATCTGTCAGTCAGCAAAAGGTGATGTTTCAGGGAAGTGGACAACAGTAATCGCTGCCGCAGTATTTGTAATGGAATAA
- the carB gene encoding carbamoyl-phosphate synthase large subunit gives MPKDPSIKKVILIGSGPIQIGQAAEFDFSGSQACRALREEGVEVVLVNSNPATIQTDPDTADIIYVEPLQADVIAKIIAKEKPDGIMSGMGGQTGLNLTAELAEMGALEGVRILGTPLKAIYEGEDREKFRDLMQRIGEPVPKSMIVSSLSQLDEAAKIVGFPAIIRPAYTLGGAGGGIAYNEDDLRRITELGLGKSRIHQVLVEESVAGWKEVEFEVMRDANDTCITICGMENVDPMGVHTGESVVVAPILTLRDDEFNVLRDAALKIIRALDVQGGCNIQFGFKKDKEYRVIEVNPRVSRSSALASKATGYPIARVAAKIAIGLRLDEILNTVTGKTPASFEPSIDYVVVKVPRWPFDKFKTADRTLTTAMKSTGEVMAIGRCVEEAFKKALRSLDNDADRHTNHGEIRMILSRPTDERFATLFDAFREDFSLDEVTDLTKITPFWLEKVRNIIDLERVLTTGGTDDQIKLAKRYGFSTSEISILTKRSEEEITTLCGSPSYKMVDTCAAEFPAQTPYFYSTWGDSRCEMQPSEKKKVMILGSGPIRIGQGIEFDYCTVHAVTALREMGVEVHVVNNNPETVSTDFDTSDRLFFEPMTLEDVMNILKKDEYDGVMVQFGGQNAVNLAVPLRDEMARVGLRTRILGSTPDAMDMAEDRDRFSVLLDDLHIPSPPNGSATSEDEALATAEKIGYPALVRPSYVLGGRAMEIVHDTTELTAYMREAVKVSRSHPVLIDRFLQNAIELDVDAVCDGTDVLIGGIMEHIEAAGVHSGDSACVIPTQSLPPEILETVRDYTRKLSLGLGVVGLVNIQFAVQGSVVYVLEANPRASRTVPFVAKATGIPLAKIAARVMMGTRLSDMPYQERQIKHVAVKEVLLPFNKLPGVDTVLGPEMKSTGEVMGIDYDFGRAYYKASIAAHNRLPRSGNVFISITQDLKDHILPIARAFHENGLKIYGTSGTVEYLNSHGIPSNLVRKIQEGSPNVIDMLRGGEISLIINVFADRRARQDHIQIMRTAVDYGVPYITTIQAALAAAEAINTVRAENLTIEPLQHYIS, from the coding sequence ATGCCAAAAGATCCATCTATTAAGAAAGTGATCCTCATCGGATCAGGCCCGATCCAGATCGGTCAGGCTGCTGAGTTTGATTTCTCAGGATCGCAGGCTTGTCGAGCCCTTCGCGAAGAAGGTGTCGAGGTAGTACTTGTCAACAGTAACCCGGCAACAATTCAGACCGACCCTGACACTGCGGACATCATCTATGTTGAGCCCCTTCAGGCAGATGTGATCGCGAAGATCATCGCGAAAGAGAAACCTGATGGAATAATGTCTGGGATGGGAGGCCAGACCGGCCTCAACCTTACCGCCGAGCTTGCCGAGATGGGCGCACTTGAGGGCGTCCGGATCCTTGGGACCCCGCTCAAGGCGATCTATGAAGGAGAGGATCGTGAGAAGTTCAGGGATCTGATGCAGCGGATCGGTGAGCCGGTCCCGAAGTCCATGATCGTCAGTTCCCTCTCTCAGCTCGATGAGGCGGCAAAAATTGTTGGATTCCCTGCTATCATCAGACCAGCGTATACCCTCGGTGGGGCTGGTGGTGGAATTGCATACAACGAAGATGATCTCCGCCGAATCACCGAACTCGGACTTGGAAAATCCCGAATTCACCAGGTGCTTGTCGAAGAGAGTGTGGCAGGATGGAAAGAGGTTGAGTTCGAGGTGATGCGGGATGCCAATGACACCTGCATCACCATCTGCGGGATGGAGAATGTGGATCCGATGGGAGTCCACACCGGCGAGAGTGTGGTTGTGGCCCCGATTCTTACCCTCCGCGATGACGAGTTCAATGTCCTTCGTGATGCTGCACTCAAGATCATTCGTGCTCTTGATGTGCAGGGTGGCTGCAACATCCAGTTCGGGTTTAAGAAAGACAAGGAGTACCGGGTCATCGAGGTGAACCCACGTGTTTCACGTTCTTCAGCCCTTGCCTCAAAGGCAACAGGCTATCCTATTGCACGGGTTGCTGCGAAGATTGCCATCGGTCTCAGGCTTGATGAGATCCTCAACACCGTGACCGGGAAGACTCCGGCATCGTTTGAGCCATCGATCGATTACGTTGTTGTCAAGGTTCCGCGGTGGCCGTTTGACAAGTTCAAGACCGCTGACCGGACTCTCACAACAGCCATGAAATCAACCGGTGAGGTGATGGCTATCGGCAGATGTGTAGAGGAAGCGTTTAAGAAAGCTCTTCGTTCTCTTGACAATGATGCTGATCGCCACACAAATCACGGTGAGATCCGCATGATCCTCTCACGGCCGACAGATGAGCGTTTTGCTACGCTTTTTGATGCGTTCAGGGAGGACTTCAGTCTTGATGAGGTAACTGACCTTACCAAGATCACTCCGTTCTGGCTTGAGAAGGTCAGGAACATCATCGATCTTGAGCGTGTCCTGACAACCGGAGGTACTGACGATCAGATCAAGCTTGCCAAAAGGTATGGTTTCTCTACGAGTGAGATCAGCATCCTGACCAAGCGAAGTGAGGAAGAGATCACAACCCTCTGTGGTTCACCTTCCTACAAGATGGTGGACACCTGTGCTGCCGAGTTTCCTGCCCAGACTCCATACTTCTATTCTACCTGGGGTGATTCACGGTGTGAGATGCAACCTTCAGAAAAGAAGAAGGTTATGATCCTTGGTTCCGGTCCGATCAGGATAGGCCAGGGCATAGAGTTTGATTACTGCACGGTTCATGCAGTCACCGCCCTTCGTGAGATGGGTGTGGAAGTGCATGTGGTCAATAATAATCCTGAGACTGTCTCAACCGATTTTGACACCTCTGACCGTCTCTTCTTCGAGCCGATGACGCTTGAGGATGTGATGAATATCCTCAAAAAGGACGAGTACGACGGTGTGATGGTTCAGTTTGGTGGGCAGAACGCCGTGAACCTTGCAGTTCCTCTCCGTGATGAGATGGCGCGGGTCGGGCTCAGGACACGTATTCTCGGGTCAACACCTGATGCCATGGACATGGCAGAGGATCGGGACCGGTTCAGCGTTCTCCTTGATGATCTCCACATTCCTTCCCCACCAAATGGTTCGGCAACCTCTGAAGACGAAGCACTGGCAACCGCCGAAAAGATCGGGTACCCGGCACTGGTCAGGCCCTCCTATGTGCTTGGTGGCAGGGCAATGGAGATCGTGCATGATACTACTGAACTCACCGCATACATGAGGGAAGCAGTCAAGGTCTCCCGCAGTCATCCGGTTCTCATCGACCGGTTCCTGCAGAATGCTATAGAACTTGATGTCGATGCCGTCTGTGACGGAACCGATGTGCTCATCGGCGGGATCATGGAACATATCGAGGCTGCCGGGGTGCACAGCGGTGACTCAGCCTGTGTTATCCCGACTCAGTCCCTCCCGCCTGAAATTCTTGAAACTGTTCGTGACTATACCCGCAAACTTTCCCTTGGTCTCGGTGTGGTCGGGCTTGTAAATATTCAGTTTGCTGTTCAGGGCTCGGTGGTCTATGTGCTTGAAGCAAATCCGCGGGCCAGCAGGACTGTTCCGTTTGTTGCAAAGGCAACCGGCATTCCCCTGGCCAAAATTGCTGCACGTGTGATGATGGGTACGCGGCTCTCTGATATGCCCTATCAGGAGAGGCAGATCAAGCACGTTGCTGTCAAGGAAGTACTTCTGCCCTTCAACAAGCTCCCAGGTGTTGACACCGTTCTTGGTCCTGAAATGAAGAGTACCGGCGAGGTGATGGGGATTGATTATGACTTTGGACGAGCGTATTACAAGGCCAGTATCGCAGCCCACAACCGCCTTCCGCGTTCGGGAAACGTTTTTATTTCGATAACCCAGGATCTCAAGGATCACATCCTCCCAATTGCCAGGGCATTTCATGAAAACGGGCTCAAGATCTATGGCACAAGTGGCACTGTCGAGTATCTCAACAGCCATGGTATCCCCTCGAACCTTGTCCGCAAGATCCAGGAAGGTTCACCAAATGTGATCGACATGCTCAGGGGTGGAGAGATCAGTCTCATCATCAACGTCTTTGCCGATCGCAGGGCACGACAGGATCACATCCAGATCATGCGGACCGCTGTAGACTACGGGGTACCCTATATTACAACCATCCAGGCAGCCCTTGCAGCTGCTGAAGCGATCAACACAGTCAGGGCTGAAAACCTGACTATTGAACCACTCCAGCACTACATCTCTTGA